The Salmo salar chromosome ssa06, Ssal_v3.1, whole genome shotgun sequence genome window below encodes:
- the LOC106607018 gene encoding acyl-coenzyme A thioesterase 1, which yields MLHQRACREVIAKIWFIRFQTSLRSNSQQVCVRLLPSPRCFFDEPVHVKVDGLSPHQKVELRSKLKDDKGVIFRASALVAADASGQVDLCRSPSLGGSYTGVESMGLFWAMAAETPHSKLLKKNVLASMMVDIEVLHGDTGELLATETNERRFMTEGVRRIPLGMKEGRIRGVLFLPPGQGPFPGVLDVYTLGGGISEVRASLLANKGIVVLALAYYGFQDMPRTVPKYFDLEYFEEAITFLRRQPQVQGPGIGILSISKSGDLALSMASFLSGISATACINGSNANTVVPLHYKDLIIPSITPIVENVTFSPSGILDIRDALPDPETEGNRGSVIPIERSSSRFLFAASEDDRNWNSCLFAQQAAARLRHHGKENFEVVMYPRAGHFLEVPYMPHCPSGFHTAVGQVVVFGGEAKAHHQAQLDLWRRVQEFFRKHLDGNNTAQKAMLYTSG from the exons ATGTTGCATCAACGGGCTTGCCGTGAAGTTATCGCAAAAATATGGTTTATACGGTTTCAAACATCACTGAGGTCGAATTCGCAACAGGTTTGCGTCCGGCTTCTCCCCAGCCCTCGCTGTTTCTTCGACGAACCGGTGCACGTGAAGGTAGATGGACTTTCTCCCCACCAGAAAGTAGAGTTGAGGTCCAAACTCAAGGACGATAAAGGGGTCATCTTCAGAGCTTCCGCTCTGGTCGCTGCAGATGCTAGCGGACAGGTGGACCTgtgtcgctctccctctctgggcgGCAGCTACACGGGAGTTGAATCCATGGGCTTGTTTTGGGCCATGGCGGCCGAGACTCCACACAgcaaactgttaaaaaaaaatgttttggcttCAATGATGGTTGACATAGAAGTGCTGCATGGGGACACAGGTGAGCTCTTGGCCACAGAGACCAACGAGAGGCGGTTCATGACGGAAGGGGTAAGGAGAATACCGTTGGGCATGAAAGAAGGGAGAATTCGGGGAGTCCTCTTTCTACCACCCG GGCAGGGTCCATTCCCCGGTGTACTGGATGTGTATACTCTGGGTGGAGGTATATCAGAGGTCCGGGCCAGTCTGCTGGCTAACAAAGGCATTGTGGTTCTGGCTCTGGCCTACTATGGCTTCCAGGACATGCCCAGAACCGTGCCCAAATACTTTGACCTGGAGTACTTTGAAGAGGCAATCACTTTCCTGAGGCGACAGCCACAG GTACAGGGTCCAGGAATAGGAATCCTGTCCATCTCGAAGAGTGGGGATCTGGCTCTGTCCATGGCCTCTTTTCTCTCTGGCATCTCAGCCACAGCCTGCATCAACGGCAGCAACGCTAATACGGTGGTGCCACTGCACTACAAAGACCTCATCATCCCTTCCATCACGCCTATCGTTGAGAACGTCACCTTCTCACCGTCCGGCATCCTTGACATCCGAGACGCCTTACCGGACCCAGAGACCGAGGGGAACCGCGGTTCCGTGATCCCAATAGAACGTTCCAGTTCTAGGTTCCTCTTCGCCGCCTCTGAGGACGACAGGAACTGGAACAGCTGTCTCTTCGCCCAACAGGCCGCCGCCCGGCTGAGGCATCATGGGAAAGAGAACTTTGAG GTGGTGATGTACCCCAGGGCGGGGCATTTTCTGGAAGTACCCTACATGCCCCACTGCCCGTCAGGCTTCCACACCGCGGTTGGTCAAGTAGTGGTGTTTGGGGGAGAGGCTAAAGCCCACCATCAGGCTCAGCTGGACCTGTGGAGGAGGGTCCAGGAGTTCTTCAGGAAACACCTGGATGGGAACAACACTGCCCAAAAAGCTATGTTATATACTAGTGGGTAA